GCTTGGCTCTCAAATACTAGCTTTGATTTTTTAACCTGGTTTTCATCCAGGTGACTCGATCTCATCACTAAAAGTGACTTGACCCGCACATCTGTCAACAATATTCAGTTCTCAAAGTTCGTCTTGCTGTCAACTGACAGCTTGTATATTCTATCAAGGATCTCATGTTTTGTCAACAACTTTTTGATTCTTTTTTGAATCACTTGTGTTGCCAAATCTTGGATTCTTGAAGGCTTCTCCCTGGGGGAGAATGCTTAATTATAATACCATGGAACCATCCTTTTGACAAATTTGATATTTACGTGTTATTTTCCGTTATTTACGTTTATTTTACGTAATTTTTACTCTAAATCTACATTAAGCATTATTTTCTACCATTTTTCTTTATAAACCGGAATAAAAATAAAAGAACGTTGAATCGTTCGTTTTAGTCCGGACAATTCAACGTTCTTTTATATATCTTATTTGATTTTATTCAATTTCTGTGCCAGTTCTTCCGCACTGGCATCGCTGCCGGTACTGGTCATAATAGGTTGTTCCCCCATCATCACGGTATCCCCATTGGCATAGGCTTCCGGTGCAGTCTTATTTTTATGGTACACCGCTGCCAGGTTGCCCAGGACGAAATAGGACCGTTCCTTGCTGGACATGGAGCTGGTGGCACTGGGAGTCACAAATTCCTTGTTGTTGACATAGACAACACCATTCTTGTCAGTTACGTGCTTGTTGCTCCAGTCATACAGTTTCTTCACATAGTTTTCCCGGCGCTGGGTGCAGGTGGGATGGTCGCTCCACCGTACGTTCATATCTCCATATTTTTCCAGGAACTTCTGCCATACCGCAGCTGTGGCCCCGGGATTGTAATTGGTGTGAGTGATGTAATCAAAGGCCAGATTGTCGGCTTCCCATTCCATGGGTTTGCTCAGATGCACATTCCGTGTGTAGGTGTACATGGCATCGATGGCGCCGCTGGCCATCCCACCGGTAGCCGCATTGGCCATTTCCGCCAGCACAGCCGCATTCAGGGATTTTTTCACGCCCTGGATGGGATGATCTTTCTGGCCATGGCCCAGTTCGTGGCCCAGCACCACAGCGATTTCGTCATCGGTATGCAGCAGGTTGAAAATGCCCCGATACACATTGACATTATGCCCGATGGTGCAATAGGCATTGGCGTCTTCGTTGGGGCTGATGAAATAGTTATAGGGTTTCTTGTCCACTGTGGGGTCCACAGCCCGGATACCTGCTTCCACATTGGTCATAATGGTATCCAGCCGGTCGTTCAGGTATTCGTCCGTATCCACGCCTTCCTGTTTCTTCATCTGCTGGAACCATTCCTGGCGTCCTTTCTCCGTATTGTTGTACGTCTTATAGACTCCCATGACCTGATCCCGATACATGGTCCCCATGATGGCCGAACCCAATACATCCACCAGCACGCCACCGGCTTCTGCCCGGGGTGCCGGTGCAGCTCCAAAGGCCACTCCCAGACCCAGCAGACCCACCATGCAACTGCTGACGATCT
This genomic interval from Acidaminococcus timonensis contains the following:
- a CDS encoding M48 family metallopeptidase, whose protein sequence is MDMKTKIVSSCMVGLLGLGVAFGAAPAPRAEAGGVLVDVLGSAIMGTMYRDQVMGVYKTYNNTEKGRQEWFQQMKKQEGVDTDEYLNDRLDTIMTNVEAGIRAVDPTVDKKPYNYFISPNEDANAYCTIGHNVNVYRGIFNLLHTDDEIAVVLGHELGHGQKDHPIQGVKKSLNAAVLAEMANAATGGMASGAIDAMYTYTRNVHLSKPMEWEADNLAFDYITHTNYNPGATAAVWQKFLEKYGDMNVRWSDHPTCTQRRENYVKKLYDWSNKHVTDKNGVVYVNNKEFVTPSATSSMSSKERSYFVLGNLAAVYHKNKTAPEAYANGDTVMMGEQPIMTSTGSDASAEELAQKLNKIK